One stretch of Arachis hypogaea cultivar Tifrunner chromosome 20, arahy.Tifrunner.gnm2.J5K5, whole genome shotgun sequence DNA includes these proteins:
- the LOC112782492 gene encoding allene oxide synthase 3, translating into MASTNKIINKPLRTIPGTYGLPFFGPIKDRHDYFYHQGRDTFFLSKIQKYNSTVIRTNMPPGPFISSDPRVIALLDAVSFPILFDNSKVEKRNVLDGTFMPSTSFTGGYRVCAYLDTHEPAHAALKSFFISTIASRKQLFLPLFRNVVAECFTQIENNLSSKTATANLNDAVSSASFNFMFRLFCNNKDPAETNLGSEGPKLFDTWLLFQLAPLATLGLPKIFNYIEDFLIRTVPFPAFLAKSSYKKLYEAFSANAGKLLEEAEKAGIERSEAIHNIIFTAGFNAYGGLKNQFPTLMKWVGLGGEKLHKEIAAEVRSVVKEEGGITINGVERMSLVKSIVYEAMRIEPVVPYQYAKAREDIIVNSHDDSFQIKKGEMLFGYQPFATKDSRIFEKAEEFVARRFVGEEGERLLKYVVWSNGPETEQPGPENKQCPGKNLVILLCRVFLVEFFLRYDTFEFTYKDIVLGPNVTITSLTKASSTF; encoded by the exons ATGGCTTCTACCAACAAGATTATCAATAAGCCACTCAGAACCATCCCCGGAACCTACGGCCTTCCCTTCTTCGGACCCATAAAGGACCGCCACGATTACTTCTACCACCAAGGCCGCGACACCTTCTTCCTCTCCAAGATCCAAAAGTATAACTCCACCGTCATCCGTACTAACATGCCACCTGGCCCCTTTATCTCCTCCGATCCAAGAGTCATAGCTCTCTTGGACGCTGTTTCCTTCCCCATCCTCTTCGACAACTCTAAGGTTGAGAAGCGCAACGTTCTTGACGGCACCTTCATGCCTTCCACCTCCTTCACAGGCGGCTACCGCGTCTGCGCCTACCTCGACACCCACGAGCCCGCCCACGCCGCACTCAAGAGCTTCTTCATCAGCACCATCGCCTCCAGGAAGCAActgtttcttcctctcttccgcAACGTTGTTGCCGAATGCTTCACTCAAATCGAGAACAACCTCTCTTCCAAAACTGCAACTGCAAACCTAAACGACGCCGTCTCCTCCGCCTCCTTCAACTTCATGTTCCGCCTCTTCTGCAACAATAAG GATCCTGCGGAGACGAACCTAGGTTCAGAAGGGCCGAAGCTGTTTGACACGTGGCTACTGTTCCAGCTGGCACCACTGGCGACCCTGGGGCTCCCGAAGATCTTCAATTACATAGAGGATTTCTTGATCCGTACGGTTCCATTCCCAGCTTTCCTGGCGAAATCGAGCTACAAGAAGCTCTACGAAGCATTCTCGGCGAACGCGGGGAAGCTTCTAGAAGAAGCAGAGAAGGCCGGGATCGAAAGAAGCGAGGCCATTCACAACATAATATTCACGGCGGGGTTCAACGCGTACGGAGGGTTAAAGAACCAGTTTCCAACCCTCATGAAGTGGGTGGGTTTGGGCGGCGAGAAGCTTCACAAGGAAATAGCGGCAGAAGTTAGAAGCGTAGTGAAAGAAGAAGGAGGCATCACAATAAACGGTGTTGAGAGAATGAGTTTGGTGAAATCCATAGTGTATGAAGCTATGAGGATAGAGCCTGTAGTGCCGTACCAATACGCGAAGGCCAGGGAGGACATAATAGTAAATAGCCACGACGACTCTTTTCAGATCAAGAAAGGGGAGATGTTGTTTGGGTATCAACCTTTTGCCACGAAGGATTCTAGAATATTCGAGAAGGCGGAGGAGTTTGTGGCGAGGAGGTTCGTTGGGGAGGAAGGGGAGAGGTTGTTGAAGTACGTGGTGTGGTCGAACGGGCCTGAAACGGAGCAGCCCGGGCCGGAGAACAAGCAGTGTCCTGGGAAGAATCTGGTGATACTACTGTGCAGGGTGTTTCTGGTGGAATTCTTCTTGCGTTATGATACTTTTGAATTTACATACAAGGATATTGTTTTGGGTCCAAATGTTACCATCACTTCTCTCACTAAGGCCTCTTCTACCTTCTGA
- the LOC112782266 gene encoding protein JINGUBANG, giving the protein MFVDPSPTLHRQKLGVLLHSDLPSSPHVDHDHDLQSEDSDYWSQRPSSASGATSSTVGSPYMTSPLNYQGNTSPYNKSPWLLPSTPPKQLKQNLMTVRNGLVGSLVREEGHIYSLAVCGDLLYTGSDSKNIRVWKDLKDFTGFKSRSGLVKSIIISGKIIFTGHQDGKIRIWKVSRTNPTNHRRIGSLPTLREYVKSSVIPKSKGRHYDAVSSLSLDEDQGLLYSASWDKTVKVWSISDSRFLESIEAHSDAVNAVVAAFGCYVFTGSADGTVKMWRREYQGKKGITMHVLEEVLLDHESAVTALAVNRWSMVLYGGSSDGVVRFWGMRRCNNKKHGFSQEGVLRGHKLAVLCVAVAGNLVVSGSADKSVCVWKRDEESGKHAMLSVLNGHSGPVKCIAAIQVEEEEESYGWMVYTGSLDNSVKVWRVLDNVPPLQSPLEVTAAPARISVINNNNNRIKKDYYRFIKSKLTRNL; this is encoded by the exons ATGTTTGTTGATCCAAGCCCAACGTTACACCGGCAAAAGCTTGGAGTCTTATTGCACTCCGATCTGCCGTCATCACCTCACGTCGACCACGACCACGACCTCCAAAGCGAGGATTCAGACTACTGGAGTCAGCGGCCGAGTAGCGCCTCGGGCGCCACCAGTTCCACCGTCGGTTCTCCATACATGACGTCACCATTGAACTACCAAGGTAACACCTCTCCCTACAACAAATCGCCATGGCTTTTGCCGTCTACGCCACCAAAGCAGCTGAAACAGAACTTGATGACGGTGCGAAACGGGCTGGTCGGGTCGCTGGTAAGGGAAGAAGGGCATATATACTCGCTGGCGGTGTGTGGGGACTTGCTGTACACCGGCTCCGATAGCAAGAACATTAGGGTTTGGAAAGATTTGAAGGACTTTACCGGCTTCAAATCAAGAAGCGGTTTAGTTAAGTCTATAATTATTTCCGGCAAAATAATATTCACCGGTCACCAAGACGGAAAGATTAGAATATGGAAGGTGTCCCGAACCAACCCAACCAACCACAG GCGCATAGGGAGCTTACCGACTCTAAGAGAGTACGTGAAGAGCTCCGTGATACCGAAGAGCAAGGGGAGGCACTACGACGCCGTTTCGAGTCTAAGCCTCGACGAGGACCAAGGCCTCTTGTACTCCGCCTCCTGGGACAAAACCGTCAAGGTATGGAGCATTTCCGATTCCAGATTCTTGGAATCCATTGAAGCGCATTCCGACGCCGTCAATGCAGTCGTCGCGGCGTTCGGGTGCTATGTTTTCACCGGATCCGCAGACGGCACGGTGAAGATGTGGCGAAGGGAATACCAAGGGAAGAAAGGGATCACCATGCACGTTCTAGAAGAGGTTTTGTTGGATCATGAGAGTGCCGTCACGGCACTCGCGGTCAACCGGTGGTCCATGGTGCTTTACGGCGGATCTTCCGACGGAGTGGTGAGGTTCTGGGGAATGAGAAGGTGtaacaataaaaagcatggattCTCTCAGGAGGGAGTGCTGAGAGGGCACAAGCTTGCGGTTCTCTGCGTGGCGGTGGCGGGGAACCTTGTGGTGAGTGGCTCCGCCGATAAGAGCGTTTGCGTGTGGAAGAGAGACGAGGAGAGTGGGAAACACGCGATGCTTTCGGTTCTTAACGGTCACAGTGGACCAGTTAAGTGCATTGCAGCTATacaagttgaagaagaagaggaaagttATGGGTGGATGGTGTACACTGGGAGCTTGGACAACTCCGTCAAGGTCTGGCGCGTCTTGGATAACGTGCCGCCGCTTCAGTCGCCGCTGGAAGTCACGGCGGCCCCCGCAAGAATTAGTgttattaataataacaataacaggaTAAAGAAAGATTATTATCGTttcattaaatcaaaattaacacGTAATTTATGA
- the LOC112785254 gene encoding uncharacterized protein produces MVKDMPSMDDIYDLIEEAKLRFLWWSLCVFAISYFLTNTSKSMWMNVPVAILCVVALRILLNKVEFRWRLEPPKPHTYLSHLERKQLSIDDARLSTSPPPPKWRKKIDSPLIEAALNDFLDLILKDFVMNMWYADITPDLEFPEQIRDIIMDAIAEVTMRVKDMNLVDLLTRDIVDLIGDHIDLFRRNQAAIGVNVMLTLSSEERDQRLRLHLLNSKELHPALISPESEYKVLQRLMSGVLATILRPQEAQCPVIRSIAREILTCLVMQPVMNLASPAYINEIIESVLLVINDDGANLTGGGNGGQSTNISTHNHGHSVASGGGHDNHPASAEWAQLLDAATQRRTEVLMPENLENLWTKGRDYKTRKNSEGKPSLYPVHTTSLDPQFYAGSPQRAESSPNQDKESSLEAGHRIDEVKDMKDPVSNKYKRTLMRSNSTSGLEIQPVKAGSTMSELHISENEKHGEITRVKSGYDTAVRREGQSVPKPRCRVIGAYFEKLGSTSFAVYSIAVTDGIEKTWFVKRRYRNFERLHRYLKEIPNYTLQLPPKRIFSSSIEDAFVHQRCIRLDKYLQDLLSIPNVAEQHEVWDFLSASSKNYSFGQSSSMMRTLAVNVDDAVDDIMRQFKGVSSGFLQKVVGSSPPTAETCASAAWNSNTSWNTNVEIDSSISRQISAESAATSDNEEGDKETNFDGEISEDIRWRFDNDLNSKGCSPQVINHSKESTILDPDRKNDSTMESRVGKDLPPTNFTPAHDNLEDRVRVPPEWTPPNVSVPILNLVDNVFQLKRRGWLRRQVFWISKQILQLVMEDAIDDWILREIHWLRREDTIAQGIRWLQDILWPGGTFFLRVRTAQILMDGIDQKPLQETNESVGSKIPRTESGSFEQQLEAARRASELKKLLFDGAPAALVSLIGAKQYRRCASDIYYFSQSSICVKQLAYAILELLLISIFPELRNVVMSVHENMHVHQPV; encoded by the exons atggtTAAAGATATGCCATCAATGGATGACATCTACGATCTCATTGAAGAGGCAAAACTTCGTTTTCTCTGGTGGTCTCTTTGCGTATTCGCCATTTCCTATTTCTTAACTA ATACGAGTAAATCAATGTGGATGAATGTACCAGTCGCTATTTTGTGTGTTGTTGCTCTGCGTATTCTCTTGAACAAGGTAGAATTTCGATGGAGGCTCGAACCGCCTAAACCGCACACATATCTTTCTCATTTGGAGAGGAAACAGTTGTCCATAGACGATGCACGCCTCTCTACTTCGCCTCCACCGCCGAAATGGAGGAAAAAGATCGATTCTCCTCTCATAGAAGCCGCCTTGAATGATTTTTTGGATTTGATATTGAAAGATTTCGTCATGAATATGTGGTATGCAGACATCACTCCGGATTTAGAGTTTCCTGAGCAGATACGTGATATAATCATGGATGCTATTGCTGAAGTGACAATGAGGGTTAAAGACATGAACCTTGTCGACTTGCTCACAAG GGACATAGTTGATTTAATAGGTGATCACATAGACCTTTTTAGAAGAAACCAAGCAGCCATTGGTGTTAATGTTATGCTAACGCTATCTTCTGAGGAAAGGGATCAAAGATTGAGGTTGCATTTGTTGAATTCTAAGGAGCTCCATCCAGCACTAATATCTCCAGAGAGTGAGTACAAG GTTCTTCAGCGGCTAATGAGTGGGGTATTAGCTACAATTCTGAGACCACAAGAAGCTCAATGTCCTGTAATTCGATCTATAGCCCGGGAAATTTTGACTTGCTTGGTGATGCAACCTGTTATGAACTTGGCTAGCCCTGC GTACATCAATGAGATTATTGAGTCTGTTCTACTTGTCATTAACGATGATGGTGCAAATTTGACTGGTGGTGGTAATGGTGGTCAGTCAACTAATATATCCACTCATAATCATGGCCATTCTGTTGCTTCTGGAGGTGGACATGATAATCATCCCGCCTCTGCAGAATGGGCACAATTGCTGGACGCCGCAACTCAAAGAAGAACCGAAGTTCTTATGCCTGAAAATCTTGAGAACTTGTGGACAAAAGGAAGGGATTACAAAACGAGAAAGAATTCAGAAGGAAAGCCTTCACTTTATCCAGTACATACAACCAGTTTAGATCCCCAGTTTTATGCTGGAAGCCCACAAAGAGCAGAATCTTCACCAAACCAGGACAAGGAGTCATCTCTTGAAGCCGGACATCGAATTGATGAAGTGAAGGATATGAAGGATCCCGTTTCCAATAAGTATAAAAGAACACTCATGAGATCCAACAGCACTTCTGGCTTGGAAATCCAACCTGTTAAAGCAGGGTCCACAATGTCAGAGTTACATATCTCAGAAAATGAGAAGCATGGTGAGATCACTCGTGTTAAGAGTGGTTATGACACTGCTGTTAGAAGAGAGGGACAATCTGTTCCAAAGCCTCGATGTCGG GTAATAGGAGCATATTTTGAGAAACTAGGGTCTACATCTTTTGCTGTTTATTCAATTGCAGTGACTGATGGAATAGAGAAAACATGGTTTGTAAAAAGAAG ATACAGGAATTTTGAGCGCTTGCATAGATATCTAAAAGAAATTCCTAATTATACGCTACAATTGCCTCCAAAAAGGATATTTTCCTCAAGCATAGAGGATGCCTTTGTCCATCAACGTTGTATTCGACTGGATAAATATCTCCAG GATCTCCTATCAATACCTAATGTTGCTGAACAACATGAAGTATGGGATTTTTTGAGTGCTTCCTCAAAG AACTATTCTTTTGGACAATCTTCATCAATGATGAGAACCTTAGCAg TAAACGTTGATGATGCTGTTGATGATATTATGCGCCAGTTTAAAGGTGTGTCAAGTGGTTTCTTACAAAAGGTCGTTGGTTCGTCGCCCCCTACTGCTGAAACTTGTGCATCAGCCGCATGGAACTCGAACACGTCCTGGAATACTAATGTTGAAATTGATAGTAGCATTTCTAGGCAGATTTCTGCAGAAAGTGCAGCAACCTCTGATAATGAAGAAGGTGACAAAGAAACTAATTTTGATGGTGAAATATCAGAAGATATTAGGTGGCGTTTTGACAATGACTTGAACTCAAAGGGTTGTTCACCACAGGTAATAAACCATAGTAAAGAGTCTACCATCTTGGATCCAGATAGAAAAAATGACTCAACAATGGAAAGTAGGGTTGGCAAGGATCTTCCACCTACAAATTTCACTCCGGCTCATGATAATTTGGAGGATCGAGTTAGAGTGCCACCTGAG TGGACTCCACCTAACGTGAGTGTCCCTATTTTGAATTTGGTTGATAATGTATTTCAGCTTAAGAGAAGAGGTTGGTTAAG AAGACAAGTCTTTTGGATATCAAAGCAGATATTACAGTTGGTAATGGAAGATGCTATTGATGATTGGATTCTAAGAGAGATCCATTGGCTTCGGAGAGAGGATACCATTGCCCAGGGGATTCGGTGGCTCCAAGAT ATCCTGTGGCCTGGAGGTACCTTTTTCCTAAGAGTACGGACAGCCCAGATATTAATGGATGGAATTGATCAAAAGCCATTGCAAGAAACAAATGAATCTGTTGGAAGCAAGATTCCAAGAACAGAGTCAGGGTCTTTCGAGCAACAGCTTGAAGCTGCTCGTAGAGCAAGTGAACTCAAGAAACTGCTCTTTG ATGGAGCTCCGGCAGCCTTGGTGAGCTTAATTGGTGCGAAACAATATAGACGTTGCGCCAGTGACATATATTACTTTAGCCAG TCTTCTATATGTGTGAAGCAACTTGCTTATGCAATCCTTGAACTTCTACTTATATCTATATTTCCGGAGTTGCGGAATGTTGTCATGAGTGTTCATGAGAATATGCATGTTCACCAACCTGTATAG
- the LOC112786667 gene encoding pollen-specific leucine-rich repeat extensin-like protein 3, producing the protein MAHHHHPKLLASSFLILFTFSSLSTFSHAHFLLEELHFNNERLKNAYVALQAWKQAIYSDPYNTTANWVGSDVCSYNGVFCAPALDDPSLDVVAGIDLNHADIAGHLPGELGLLTDLALFHINSNRFCGIVPPCMENLTLMHEFDISNNRFVGGFPNVVLKWSDMKYLDLRYNDFEGSLPPQLFEMDLDAIFLNNNRFTSVLPATLGKSKASVITFANNKFTGCIPKSIGKLNKLNEILFMGNKLGGCFPQEIGMMEDLNVLDLSDNNFVGTLPNMTGLQNVEVIDIARNELSGYVSDSVCQLPSLKNFTYSDNYFNGEAPACAVAVAAYKGSISTTVFDDSGNCLTGRKNQKKTRVCLPVLTRPVDCSKACGDGEGGGNNNNNKAPSLTPKKSPPKPKVSKPHSPPPPSPPPPVSSPPPPPSPVYSPPPPPTYSPPPPPPVHSPPPPTQSPPPPPPVYSPPPPTMSPPPPPPVFSPPPPPTQSPPPPPVYSPPPPTQSPPPPPPVYSPPPPTQSPPPPPPVYSPPPPTQSPPPPPPVFSPPPPTRSPPPPPVYSPPPPTYSPPPPTPIYSPPPPTKSPPPPPVYSPPPPAWDDDVVLPQHFGSAYRSPPPPAIIGY; encoded by the coding sequence ATggctcatcatcatcaccctAAATTATTAGCTTCTTCTTTTCTCATCCTCTttactttctcttctctttcaacaTTTTCACATGCACACTTTCTTCTAGAAGAACTTCATTTCAACAATGAGAGGCTTAAGAATGCCTATGTTGCTCTCCAAGCATGGAAACAAGCTATCTACTCTGATCCTTACAACACAACCGCTAATTGGGTTGGCAGCGATGTTTGCTCCTACAATGGCGTCTTCTGCGCTCCCGCTCTCGACGATCCCTCCCTCGACGTCGTCGCCGGCATCGACCTTAATCATGCTGACATTGCCGGACACCTTCCCGGAGAGTTAGGCCTCTTGACCGACTTGGCGCTTTTCCACATCAATTCCAACAGGTTTTGCGGAATCGTACCTCCATGCATGGAGAATCTAACCCTCATGCACGAATTTGACATAAGTAACAACCGATTCGTTGGTGGATTTCCCAACGTGGTTCTCAAATGGTCAGACATGAAGTATCTGGATCTTAGATACAACGATTTCGAAGGGTCTTTGCCGCCGCAACTGTTCGAGATGGATCTGGATGCAATCTTCTTGAACAATAACCGTTTCACCTCTGTTCTCCCTGCCACTCTCGGCAAATCCAAGGCTTCGGTTATTACTTTCGCTAACAACAAGTTCACAGGCTGCATTCCGAAATCGATTGGAAAGTTGAACAAGTTGAATGAGATTCTCTTCATGGGGAACAAACTGGGTGGTTGCTTCCCTCAAGAGATTGGAATGATGGAGGATTTGAATGTTTTGGATCTTAGCGACAACAATTTTGTAGGTACTCTGCCTAACATGACGGGTTTGCAGAACGTGGAGGTTATAGACATTGCAAGGAATGAGCTTAGCGGTTATGTGTCTGATTCTGTTTGTCAATTACCTTCTCTGAAGAACTTCACTTACTCTGATAATTACTTCAACGGGGAAGCTCCAGCTTGTGCTGTTGCTGTTGCTGCTTATAAGGGTTCAATTAGTACAACTGTTTTTGATGACTCAGGAAATTGTTTGACTGGAAGGAAGAATCAAAAGAAAACTAGGGTGTGTTTGCCGGTACTAACTCGGCCTGTAGATTGTAGCAAGGCTTGTGGTGACGGAGAAGGAggtggtaataataataataataaggccCCCTCGTTAACACCGAAAAAGTCACCTCCAAAGCCAAAGGTTAGTAAACCAcattcaccaccaccaccatcaccaccaccaccagttagttctcctcctcctcctccatccCCTGTTtactcaccaccaccaccacctacatactctcctcctcctcctccaccagTGCACTCTCCACCGCCACCAACTCAATCACCTCCCCCACCACCACCAGTTTACTCTCCCCCACCTCCAACTAtgtcacctcctcctcctccaccagttttctctccaccaccaccaccaactcaATCACCTCCTCCACCCCCTGTTTactctccaccaccaccaactcagtcccctcctcctcctccaccagTTTACTCCCCACCACCACCAACTCAGTCACCACCACCTCCACCCCCGGTTTACTCACCGCCGCCACCAACTCAGTCACCTCCTCCTCCACCCCCAGTGTTCTCTCCACCACCACCAACTCGGTCACCACCACCTCCCCCAGTTTACTCGCCACCACCACCAACTTACTCACCTCCTCCTCCAACCCCAATAtactcaccaccaccaccaactaagTCACCTCCTCCACCCCCAGTTTACTCGCCACCACCACCAGCATGGGATGATGATGTCGTCCTCCCACAACACTTTGGATCTGCATACAGGTCACCTCCTCCACCGGCTATTATTGGatactaa